A window of Terriglobus sp. RCC_193 contains these coding sequences:
- a CDS encoding beta strand repeat-containing protein yields MRIALKFFSASLFALLLSGCGNSNATTSAPSNGNGSIGVGASIAVTLSASSTTTIDAGQTVALTAAVSGDSSNKGVTWSVAAGAGSVTATTALTNTYTAPTTAVTNAAVTVASVVDPTKSATVNITVNALPAFTSTGQLPQGYAGVAYAAALTSTGGTGARTYALVSGALPAGLTLNAATGVIAGTPTASGSSTFSLSVKDAAATPVTTTASFTLGISALQIVPPTLTNTVVGRTYPATTLTSAYAQGAVTYAVTAGSLPAGLTLSAAGVLSGSATTAGSNNFTITATDAAGQKATYSSTITVADTLKLSGATLPTTTANTVFAGYTLAATGGTSPYVYQIAAGSVLPAGITLSSAGVLAGTPTAPGSYNFTITALDSNGAVTATSQTASVTFALTIAVAPLTITTTSLANAVPGSPYVQTLAVTGGVAPYTFTVSAGALPAGVVLSQAGVISGRAATAGPYNFTAQVTDAEGTPQLTSQPLTLTVASALTPGVNNAMLNGSYAFVFHGVGNGALATGAASSGNVFGTDMAGSLTFDGASLVTGEIDQNNAYAGVKTAVAVTGSYSVGADQRGQIVFTYGSTTVTADLVVSSIANGVASKFRFIEADADNAIDASQVQGSGEALRQTASDFSLAALTGKYVFRLSGETAKAAIQFGALSAAGYLQFNGSGVIVRGLQDAVSYNTAYPQISLTGGYTAPDSHGRGTLTISTVGSSYPGAPIRYVYYVINAKQIAILSIDPHAGASLMAGMAYQQQQSLYSAASLSGTIIAAESAVQGGNGTTSFPNVLSATFYVLRVTGAGTLSAYKADNTAGTSETFANNPMQVSYSVSDSGRVALVNQSAPSAQMPVFWLYDNNLGVGTELENTTGPIGTLQLEGQTGSSFSTSSLSGLYATSVTPTPAPIAFASGTLNADTGTAATLVEDSTADGNIAAGVTTTLIKGVEASTGRFTLNADGVFYNGFILSPTKLVYFSVLPGFTRPVIRVAEK; encoded by the coding sequence ATGCGTATTGCATTGAAGTTTTTTTCTGCCAGTCTTTTTGCGCTCCTGTTGAGTGGTTGTGGAAACAGCAACGCGACAACTTCTGCTCCCAGCAATGGGAATGGATCTATCGGTGTGGGAGCGAGTATTGCTGTGACGCTGTCTGCAAGCAGTACCACGACGATTGATGCGGGGCAGACGGTTGCGCTGACTGCAGCGGTGAGCGGCGATTCGTCAAACAAAGGCGTGACGTGGAGCGTGGCCGCAGGTGCGGGCAGCGTAACCGCAACGACGGCACTGACGAATACCTACACGGCACCTACGACGGCTGTGACGAACGCCGCCGTGACCGTGGCGAGCGTGGTCGATCCCACGAAATCCGCAACGGTGAACATTACGGTAAATGCGCTGCCCGCGTTCACTTCTACGGGGCAACTGCCCCAGGGCTATGCGGGTGTTGCGTACGCCGCCGCGCTGACCTCAACGGGTGGTACGGGAGCACGTACCTATGCGTTGGTAAGCGGTGCGCTGCCAGCGGGATTGACGCTGAATGCGGCGACGGGTGTGATCGCGGGAACGCCGACGGCTTCCGGCAGTAGCACCTTTTCTCTGAGTGTGAAAGATGCAGCGGCGACTCCGGTGACCACGACAGCGAGTTTCACGCTGGGCATTTCCGCGCTGCAGATTGTGCCGCCTACGCTGACGAATACGGTGGTGGGAAGGACGTATCCCGCGACCACGCTGACGAGCGCGTATGCGCAGGGTGCCGTGACGTATGCCGTTACCGCAGGCAGTCTGCCGGCGGGCCTGACGCTTTCTGCTGCAGGTGTTCTCAGTGGTTCCGCAACGACGGCGGGCAGCAACAACTTCACCATTACAGCGACGGATGCGGCAGGACAGAAAGCCACCTACAGCAGCACGATAACCGTCGCGGACACGCTGAAACTCTCCGGCGCAACGTTGCCGACAACCACCGCCAACACAGTGTTTGCGGGCTACACGTTAGCCGCAACGGGCGGGACATCGCCGTATGTTTATCAGATTGCGGCAGGCAGCGTGTTGCCTGCGGGGATCACGTTGTCTTCCGCGGGCGTGCTTGCCGGAACGCCGACTGCGCCGGGCAGCTACAACTTCACCATCACTGCACTGGATTCCAATGGTGCGGTGACGGCGACTTCGCAGACGGCAAGCGTCACCTTTGCGCTGACGATTGCCGTGGCACCGTTGACCATTACGACGACGTCGCTGGCGAATGCAGTGCCGGGGTCGCCGTATGTGCAGACACTTGCGGTAACAGGCGGCGTGGCGCCCTATACGTTCACCGTGTCTGCAGGCGCGCTGCCTGCAGGCGTGGTGCTGAGCCAGGCCGGTGTGATCTCAGGACGTGCAGCAACCGCGGGGCCTTACAACTTCACGGCACAGGTAACGGATGCGGAAGGTACGCCGCAGCTGACGAGCCAGCCGCTGACGCTGACGGTGGCGAGTGCGCTGACGCCGGGTGTGAACAACGCCATGCTGAACGGGTCTTACGCGTTTGTCTTTCACGGTGTGGGCAATGGCGCGCTGGCGACGGGTGCGGCCAGCAGCGGCAACGTCTTTGGGACAGACATGGCAGGATCGCTGACGTTTGACGGCGCGTCGCTGGTGACGGGCGAGATTGACCAGAACAACGCGTACGCGGGGGTAAAGACGGCGGTTGCAGTGACGGGCAGCTACTCGGTGGGTGCAGACCAACGCGGCCAGATCGTCTTTACCTACGGCAGCACGACGGTGACGGCAGACCTGGTGGTTTCAAGCATTGCGAACGGTGTGGCAAGCAAGTTCCGTTTCATTGAAGCGGATGCGGATAACGCCATTGATGCGAGCCAGGTGCAGGGTTCAGGCGAGGCGCTGCGCCAGACGGCATCAGACTTCAGCCTGGCGGCCCTGACGGGCAAGTATGTGTTCCGGCTGAGCGGCGAGACGGCCAAGGCTGCGATACAGTTCGGCGCGCTGTCAGCGGCGGGCTATCTCCAGTTCAATGGAAGCGGTGTGATCGTGCGCGGATTGCAGGATGCCGTCAGCTACAACACGGCGTATCCTCAGATTTCACTGACGGGAGGCTATACCGCACCGGATAGTCACGGGCGCGGCACGTTGACGATCAGCACGGTGGGAAGCAGTTATCCGGGCGCACCCATTCGCTACGTTTACTACGTTATCAACGCGAAGCAGATCGCAATCCTGTCTATCGACCCGCACGCCGGTGCATCGCTGATGGCGGGTATGGCGTATCAGCAACAGCAATCGCTGTATAGCGCGGCTTCGCTGTCGGGAACGATCATTGCGGCGGAGTCGGCGGTGCAGGGCGGGAATGGCACTACTTCATTTCCAAATGTGCTCTCTGCCACGTTCTATGTGCTGCGGGTGACGGGCGCGGGCACGCTGTCTGCCTACAAAGCGGACAACACGGCGGGAACATCCGAGACCTTTGCGAACAACCCGATGCAGGTGAGCTACTCCGTGTCAGACAGCGGACGGGTGGCGCTGGTGAACCAGTCCGCACCGAGTGCGCAGATGCCCGTGTTCTGGCTGTATGACAATAACCTGGGCGTGGGCACCGAATTGGAAAACACCACAGGCCCCATTGGCACGCTGCAACTGGAAGGACAGACGGGCAGCAGCTTCAGCACCTCTTCTCTCTCCGGGCTGTATGCCACCAGCGTTACGCCGACGCCTGCGCCGATTGCGTTTGCCTCTGGCACCCTCAACGCAGACACGGGAACGGCGGCGACGCTGGTGGAGGATTCCACGGCGGACGGAAACATTGCCGCCGGTGTGACCACAACGCTGATCAAGGGCGTGGAAGCGAGCACCGGACGCTTTACGCTGAATGCCGATGGCGTCTTCTACAACGGCTTCATCCTCTCTCCCACGAAGCTGGTGTATTTCAGCGTGTTGCCCGGATTTACCCGGCCAGTGATTCGTGTGGCGGAAAAGTAA
- a CDS encoding class I SAM-dependent rRNA methyltransferase — MTVKRKERRDTGARKKFSGGGRPVTTEPQLLEADEAGPAAILSRRAADRLRAGHLWVYRSDVESLIPALGATAITPGGLVTLLDNRRIPLGSAFYSEASQIALRKVSAEPRVGRGEYLEDMAVRVRTALALRQKMLADGNTDSARLIFSEADDLPGIVADRYGNLVVVQLLTQGTAQDDVRAVLARELAVDGVNQVVERADPRIRELEQLPVPSTEPLFVREGVSGPPKTLFTLNGLHLHYDANAGQKTGAFLDQRLNYAAAAAAHVEAHGSGNGEALDICTYQGGFALHLARVAAKVTGVDQSRSSLETAESNLEQNRDAIAAELEWIEADAFELLRAYDTEKRQFDTIVLDPPAFAKTKRAAEGAMRGYKELNLRAMRMLRPGGVLVTCSCSHHVSREMFTATVAEAAADAGRHVRLLETRGAAPDHPEVLTLPETAYLKCLILRVD, encoded by the coding sequence ATGACTGTGAAACGCAAAGAACGGCGCGATACCGGCGCACGCAAGAAGTTTTCCGGTGGCGGCCGGCCTGTAACCACCGAACCGCAACTGCTGGAAGCGGACGAGGCAGGGCCCGCGGCGATCCTGTCGCGGCGGGCGGCGGATCGTCTGCGCGCGGGGCATTTGTGGGTTTACCGGAGCGATGTGGAGTCGCTGATTCCGGCTCTGGGAGCCACCGCGATAACTCCGGGCGGGTTGGTGACGCTGCTGGATAATCGGCGGATTCCGTTGGGGTCAGCGTTTTATTCGGAGGCTTCGCAGATTGCACTGCGCAAAGTTTCTGCGGAACCGCGTGTGGGACGCGGTGAGTATCTGGAAGATATGGCTGTGCGTGTTCGCACGGCGCTGGCGCTGCGGCAGAAGATGCTGGCAGATGGGAACACCGATTCGGCGCGGTTGATCTTTTCCGAGGCTGATGACCTTCCGGGTATCGTGGCGGATCGCTATGGCAACCTGGTGGTGGTGCAGTTGCTGACACAGGGCACGGCGCAGGACGATGTGCGCGCGGTGCTGGCACGCGAACTTGCCGTGGACGGTGTGAATCAAGTGGTGGAGCGGGCCGATCCGCGTATTCGCGAACTCGAGCAGCTTCCCGTGCCTTCTACGGAACCGCTGTTTGTACGTGAAGGTGTCAGCGGGCCTCCGAAGACCCTGTTCACGCTGAACGGCCTTCACCTGCACTATGACGCGAATGCCGGGCAGAAGACGGGCGCGTTTCTGGATCAGCGATTGAACTATGCCGCCGCAGCCGCAGCGCATGTCGAAGCGCATGGCAGCGGCAATGGGGAGGCACTGGACATCTGCACGTATCAGGGTGGATTCGCACTGCACCTGGCGCGTGTGGCGGCAAAGGTGACGGGAGTGGATCAGAGTCGGAGTTCGCTGGAGACGGCGGAATCCAACCTGGAACAGAATCGCGATGCGATTGCCGCCGAGTTGGAGTGGATCGAAGCGGATGCCTTTGAACTGCTTCGCGCCTATGACACGGAGAAGCGGCAGTTCGACACGATTGTTCTGGACCCGCCTGCGTTTGCGAAGACGAAGCGTGCGGCAGAGGGCGCGATGCGCGGTTACAAAGAGCTGAATCTGCGTGCGATGCGGATGCTGCGTCCGGGTGGTGTGCTGGTGACGTGTTCGTGCTCGCACCATGTGAGCCGCGAGATGTTCACGGCTACCGTGGCGGAAGCTGCGGCGGATGCGGGACGCCATGTGCGGCTGCTGGAGACACGCGGCGCGGCGCCGGACCATCCAGAGGTGCTGACGCTGCCCGAGACGGCGTATCTGAAGTGCCTGATTCTGCGCGTGGATTGA
- a CDS encoding TonB-dependent receptor, with translation MLQAQTAPPAPAADASPQAATAPQEVQGGTITGTVTSATAADSSGKKATGTPLPGVTITATNTLTGKKYSTATDVTGGFRMTIPRNGRYVIRAEFAAFAPATAEVVLNATQHEGKAALELELASRVAARTTQESGTAVAGVTAQTLARGLQSLRGAQSGAVDTEDASTGGGAAPTLTSIGGADATGADSVAVSGQGGQINGLAGFNEDDMRNRIQDAIANAQRNGGGQGDIANAIVGMVGGMMQGGPGGFGGPGGGPGGPGGGGGLGGPGGGGFGGFGGGGGFGRGSFRNFNPSAIHGNVYYTAGNAALDATQFSITGNPVKPAYSSNRYGVALNGSPYIPGLFKPSTKQNLFLNWTGQRVSTPTNIYGTVPTLLQRNGDFNGLMQTVSGVATPVILYNPYTGTTYGNCSTYTNASCNIITTPLSAQAQALLQYIPTPNTTTNGTTNTNENYNYQRIATIGNNTSQISARFTRQLGSSTGQGFGGGARGGGGARGGGGNQRQQGPAVLRQNLSANFAYSHSASDARGLMAALDGKTVSNGYNLGTGYQLSYGRLSNSLTLGWNRSRGITTNNFSSGTVDPASAAGLNIPKPTTAQQSLYYGVPGLSFTNFTGISDTQPSDRLQEVFSLSDVVSWRHGKHNFRFGFDGRRQHLDMIAGSNGLGSFSFTGYATQSPSGSNATGTTSGSAFADFLLGAPQTTAIQAGSNKIYLREWIYDFYVQDDYRVRKDITLNYGLRYEYFSPYIEQNNRLVNLDHNADFTQYARVVSGASGPYTGAFPRSLITPDRALWSPRIGVAWSPKFLKNTVVRGGYGLNFNVGQYANFANSLSYQQPFAQSQNNIAKVGSTDQGCGNLTTAGSASGSLFTLANGFSCTSSSILQNTFAVNKNYRLGRVQVFNMDIQHTFPMGIVTNVGYNGSLGSSLDLRRSPNRTATSVIGNAQSIVYEDSIGDSRFHSLSVNARKRLQKGVSLQATYQYGHSIDDASSIGGVGNNTIVQNDQRIDLEYGNSSFDVRHKVSGNFLYELPFGPNRAFLNKGGKLSKALDNFGFSGTFTFATGTYTTPQYQNTVAQASAGNNFTLRPDRDFSQPIAGAGTLRNWFNPKAFTTPSSSVVFGTASRNSIELPGTVAVNMSLSKSIPLGELRNFEGRITASNVFNTVQYSGVNSVLNSSTFGQITGVAAPRKLTFDARYRF, from the coding sequence ATGTTGCAGGCGCAAACAGCTCCACCGGCACCTGCTGCAGACGCGTCGCCACAGGCTGCGACAGCTCCGCAGGAGGTGCAGGGCGGCACAATTACTGGCACCGTGACATCGGCCACAGCGGCAGACAGCAGCGGTAAGAAGGCCACGGGAACACCGTTGCCCGGCGTGACCATCACCGCCACGAATACGCTTACCGGCAAAAAATACTCCACCGCGACTGACGTCACCGGCGGCTTCCGCATGACCATTCCGCGCAATGGGCGTTATGTGATCCGCGCGGAGTTTGCCGCGTTTGCACCGGCCACCGCAGAGGTTGTTCTTAACGCAACGCAGCACGAAGGCAAGGCTGCACTGGAGTTGGAGCTGGCATCGCGTGTGGCCGCACGCACGACGCAGGAGAGCGGCACAGCAGTAGCAGGAGTCACAGCGCAGACGCTGGCGCGCGGGTTGCAATCACTGCGCGGCGCACAGTCTGGTGCAGTGGATACAGAAGATGCATCGACAGGAGGCGGAGCTGCTCCCACCCTGACTTCCATTGGCGGCGCGGATGCGACCGGCGCCGATTCTGTTGCGGTAAGCGGACAGGGCGGGCAGATCAACGGCCTTGCCGGATTTAATGAAGACGACATGCGCAACCGCATTCAGGATGCCATTGCCAATGCGCAACGCAATGGCGGCGGGCAGGGCGATATTGCCAATGCCATTGTGGGTATGGTGGGCGGCATGATGCAGGGCGGGCCCGGAGGATTTGGCGGACCGGGTGGTGGACCCGGAGGTCCGGGCGGCGGTGGCGGTTTGGGTGGACCCGGCGGCGGTGGGTTCGGCGGATTTGGCGGTGGCGGCGGATTTGGCCGCGGCAGCTTCCGCAACTTCAATCCCTCAGCCATTCATGGCAACGTGTATTACACCGCAGGCAACGCCGCGCTGGATGCCACACAATTTTCCATCACCGGCAATCCGGTGAAGCCCGCATACAGCAGCAATCGGTATGGTGTGGCGCTGAACGGATCACCGTATATTCCAGGCTTGTTCAAGCCAAGTACAAAACAGAACCTGTTTCTGAACTGGACGGGTCAGCGCGTCTCTACACCGACCAATATCTATGGCACGGTGCCCACGCTGTTGCAGCGCAATGGTGATTTCAACGGGTTGATGCAGACGGTAAGTGGCGTGGCGACGCCGGTGATTCTTTACAACCCCTACACCGGCACAACGTATGGCAATTGCTCCACGTATACCAACGCAAGCTGCAACATCATTACCACGCCGCTGAGTGCGCAGGCGCAGGCGCTGCTGCAGTACATTCCCACGCCGAACACCACGACCAACGGCACTACCAATACAAACGAAAACTACAACTACCAACGCATTGCGACGATTGGGAATAACACCTCGCAGATTTCAGCGCGATTTACGCGACAGCTTGGATCCAGCACGGGGCAGGGCTTTGGTGGCGGCGCTCGCGGCGGAGGTGGAGCGCGGGGTGGCGGTGGCAATCAGCGCCAGCAGGGACCTGCGGTGTTGCGTCAGAATCTGAGCGCGAATTTTGCGTACTCGCATAGCGCCAGCGATGCACGCGGGTTGATGGCTGCGCTGGATGGCAAGACCGTCAGCAATGGCTACAACCTGGGTACGGGATACCAGCTGAGCTATGGACGGCTGAGCAACAGCCTGACGCTGGGATGGAACCGCAGCCGCGGTATCACCACCAACAACTTCAGCAGCGGCACGGTGGACCCCGCAAGCGCGGCCGGCCTCAACATTCCCAAACCCACCACAGCGCAGCAGAGCCTGTACTACGGTGTGCCGGGGCTTTCGTTCACCAACTTCACCGGCATTTCTGACACGCAGCCCTCAGATCGTTTGCAGGAAGTGTTCTCGCTAAGCGATGTGGTGAGCTGGCGGCACGGCAAACATAACTTCCGTTTTGGATTTGATGGACGCCGTCAGCATCTGGACATGATTGCAGGCAGCAATGGTCTGGGTTCGTTCTCGTTCACGGGCTATGCCACGCAGTCGCCATCAGGATCGAACGCCACAGGCACCACCAGCGGTTCTGCCTTTGCAGACTTCCTGCTGGGTGCGCCGCAGACCACAGCGATTCAGGCAGGCAGCAACAAAATTTATCTGCGTGAGTGGATCTATGACTTCTACGTGCAGGACGACTATCGCGTACGTAAAGACATCACGCTGAACTATGGCCTGCGTTACGAATACTTTTCGCCCTATATCGAACAGAACAATCGGCTGGTGAACCTGGACCACAACGCGGACTTCACGCAATATGCGCGTGTGGTATCGGGAGCCAGCGGACCGTATACAGGCGCGTTTCCGCGCTCGCTGATTACGCCGGATCGCGCGCTGTGGTCGCCGCGCATTGGTGTGGCGTGGAGTCCGAAGTTTTTAAAGAACACCGTGGTGCGCGGGGGTTATGGCCTGAACTTCAACGTGGGCCAGTACGCAAACTTCGCGAACTCGCTGTCGTATCAACAGCCCTTTGCCCAATCGCAGAACAACATCGCAAAGGTGGGCAGCACCGATCAGGGTTGCGGCAACCTTACGACCGCGGGTTCCGCGAGCGGCAGCCTGTTCACACTGGCGAATGGGTTTAGCTGCACCTCGTCTTCGATTCTGCAGAATACGTTTGCAGTGAATAAGAACTATCGCCTGGGCCGTGTGCAGGTGTTCAACATGGATATTCAGCACACGTTCCCGATGGGCATTGTCACGAACGTTGGTTACAACGGATCACTGGGCAGCAGCCTGGACCTGCGCCGCTCGCCGAACCGCACGGCGACATCTGTCATCGGCAATGCGCAGTCGATTGTGTATGAGGATTCCATTGGTGATTCGCGCTTCCATTCACTGAGTGTGAATGCGCGCAAGCGGTTGCAGAAGGGCGTGTCGCTACAGGCCACATATCAGTATGGCCACTCGATTGACGACGCGAGTTCGATTGGCGGCGTGGGCAACAACACGATCGTGCAGAACGATCAGCGCATTGACCTGGAGTATGGCAACAGCAGTTTTGATGTGCGGCATAAGGTCAGCGGAAACTTTTTGTACGAACTGCCCTTCGGCCCGAATCGCGCGTTCCTGAACAAGGGTGGCAAGCTGTCCAAGGCTCTGGATAACTTTGGGTTCAGTGGCACCTTTACTTTTGCCACCGGCACTTACACCACGCCGCAGTATCAGAACACGGTGGCGCAGGCCTCTGCGGGTAACAACTTCACGCTGCGACCGGATCGTGATTTCTCGCAACCGATTGCGGGTGCTGGAACACTGCGCAACTGGTTCAACCCGAAGGCATTCACCACGCCGTCTTCTTCCGTGGTCTTTGGCACAGCATCGCGCAACAGCATTGAACTGCCTGGAACAGTGGCGGTGAATATGTCGCTTTCGAAGAGCATTCCGCTGGGCGAACTGCGCAACTTCGAAGGCCGCATCACCGCGTCGAACGTGTTCAACACGGTGCAATACAGCGGTGTGAATTCGGTGCTGAACTCTTCCACCTTCGGACAGATCACGGGTGTGGCGGCGCCACGCAAACTGACTTTTGATGCGAGGTATCGGTTCTAA
- a CDS encoding alkaline phosphatase family protein: MKQLLAMLLLAATPLAVVRPTSAQERKPMVVVISLDAFGASLLHDPWLPTPTLHSLMQSGAWATSMQPVNPTVTWPNHTAMVTGVTPAKHGLIANGLIHGQRTGGPIGVEFHADKSKLVHVPTVYDEAKARGLVTAEMDWVAVENAGIDYSFFEQPVESSKLIQEMIASGDLKPEELKNFNHGPSQPYRDRLYTRGAVYAIKHHHPSLTLLHLLTLDGTEHAYGYKTQAGDNGVAFLDDQVKEVVNAVREAGDLDRTTFLIVSDHGQSSVHHTVDPNTVLKNAGIQPSEAAALVEGGATYLYETHANAALTEKIKAAFAASPATDTIPTESEIIAQGWPRPANNDTAPDVIVYAKEDWKFGGVKPGAPDPEPQTGAHGYPNTRPLMQEIFIANGAAIKPHAGEQPSFPNLDVAATIAKILGLSYSNMDGKPLTSILK, translated from the coding sequence GTGAAACAACTTCTTGCAATGCTTCTGCTGGCGGCAACTCCGCTGGCAGTCGTTCGTCCCACATCGGCACAGGAACGCAAGCCAATGGTGGTGGTCATCAGCCTGGACGCATTTGGTGCATCGCTGCTGCACGACCCCTGGCTGCCCACGCCCACGCTGCACAGCCTGATGCAGTCCGGCGCATGGGCCACCAGCATGCAGCCCGTAAACCCCACGGTGACGTGGCCCAACCACACCGCCATGGTAACCGGCGTCACACCGGCAAAGCACGGCCTCATTGCCAACGGACTCATCCACGGCCAGCGCACCGGCGGCCCCATTGGTGTGGAGTTCCACGCAGACAAGTCAAAGCTGGTGCATGTGCCTACTGTCTATGACGAAGCCAAGGCCAGGGGCCTTGTCACGGCAGAGATGGACTGGGTCGCCGTAGAAAATGCAGGCATCGACTACAGCTTCTTTGAGCAGCCCGTGGAATCCAGCAAGCTGATCCAGGAGATGATTGCCTCCGGCGATCTGAAGCCCGAAGAGCTGAAGAACTTCAATCACGGCCCATCGCAACCCTACCGTGACCGCCTCTACACACGCGGTGCGGTCTATGCCATCAAGCACCATCACCCCAGCCTGACGCTGCTGCACCTGCTCACGTTGGACGGTACCGAACACGCTTACGGTTACAAGACACAGGCAGGCGATAACGGCGTGGCCTTTCTTGACGATCAGGTGAAGGAAGTCGTCAACGCCGTGCGTGAGGCGGGCGACCTCGATCGCACCACCTTCCTCATCGTCAGCGACCACGGCCAGTCCAGCGTGCACCACACCGTGGACCCGAACACTGTGTTGAAGAACGCAGGTATTCAACCCAGCGAAGCAGCCGCGCTCGTCGAAGGCGGAGCCACTTATCTCTATGAAACACACGCGAATGCCGCGTTAACAGAGAAGATCAAGGCTGCCTTTGCCGCCAGCCCGGCGACCGATACCATCCCGACCGAGAGTGAGATCATCGCACAGGGATGGCCGCGTCCTGCCAACAACGACACCGCGCCAGACGTCATCGTCTACGCGAAAGAAGACTGGAAGTTCGGCGGCGTCAAGCCGGGCGCACCTGATCCAGAACCGCAGACCGGCGCGCATGGTTACCCCAATACGCGTCCACTGATGCAGGAAATCTTCATTGCCAATGGCGCGGCCATCAAGCCACACGCGGGCGAGCAGCCATCGTTCCCCAACCTCGATGTCGCCGCGACCATCGCGAAGATTCTCGGCCTCTCCTACAGCAACATGGATGGCAAACCGCTCACCAGCATCCTGAAGTAA